One Pseudorhodoplanes sinuspersici DNA segment encodes these proteins:
- a CDS encoding helix-turn-helix transcriptional regulator, with amino-acid sequence MDTPGSSQSDLLADLVSHIGETGFADRIMRTFHGLCAADMCSGFAIFDDTPQSLFAESVDPDRSAFARNATLRYVQKYWKRDTATASTLGRAHRNVKIIRRPSSVIRDLDYRHECYAEGEVVERISICKAGTVPIIANAYRNRTSGPFAQAQIECFEAAAPIVMAAIERHVRLTYGSHDANLADHPAAIAQRLHGMENIGLSRREAQVLAFIFSGIDQNTIARELGVGVSTIVTYRRRGYEKLCVRNRSELRQCLIDRLAGHVSVSYDKC; translated from the coding sequence ATGGACACCCCCGGTTCCAGCCAGAGCGACCTGTTGGCGGACCTCGTCTCCCATATCGGCGAGACGGGATTTGCCGACCGGATCATGCGGACGTTCCACGGTCTGTGCGCGGCCGATATGTGCTCGGGCTTCGCGATCTTCGATGACACGCCACAGTCATTGTTCGCCGAGAGTGTCGACCCCGACCGATCCGCCTTCGCGCGCAACGCGACCCTGCGCTACGTCCAGAAATATTGGAAACGCGATACCGCAACCGCATCAACGCTGGGACGGGCCCATCGCAACGTCAAGATCATACGCCGTCCGTCCAGCGTCATTCGTGATCTCGACTACCGCCACGAATGCTATGCCGAGGGCGAAGTGGTCGAACGCATCTCCATCTGCAAGGCCGGCACCGTTCCGATCATCGCCAATGCCTATCGGAACCGGACCAGCGGCCCGTTCGCGCAAGCCCAGATCGAGTGTTTCGAGGCCGCTGCCCCGATCGTCATGGCGGCCATCGAAAGGCATGTGCGGCTGACTTATGGATCGCATGACGCAAACTTGGCGGATCATCCGGCGGCAATCGCACAGCGGCTTCACGGCATGGAGAACATCGGCCTTAGCCGGCGCGAGGCGCAGGTTCTCGCCTTTATCTTCTCCGGCATTGACCAGAACACTATCGCCCGTGAGCTCGGTGTCGGGGTCAGTACGATCGTGACCTATCGCCGTCGCGGATATGAGAAGCTTTGTGTGCGAAACAGATCAGAGCTTCGACAATGTCTTATTGATCGCTTAGCCGGCCATGTGAGCGTGTCGTATGACAAATGCTGA